A stretch of DNA from Candidatus Methanoperedens sp.:
ATTATTTCGTAAAAGTGATCGTTGAAAAAGATTCAAGCAGTATTCTGGGAGCGCATATAATCGGGCCTTATGCCTCTATCCTCATCCATGAAATAATACCTCTTATGTATACTCCCGGGCAAAGCGCTACCCCGATCATTTATGGAATGCACATCCATCCTGCATTAAGCGAGGTTGTGGAGAGGGCGTTCCAGTCGCTTATGGAGCCCGCGGATTATCGTCATGTCCTCGATCATTTGCATCTTGAACCTATGTCCTGAAGAAATCTTCCAGCCCTCTCTGGAATAAAGTGTCCTTCAGTACAGTGCTCTCTTTGATCCACCGCTCTTTTGGAATAACAAGTCTGGTATTAATGTATTCAAATGCCTCATTCAGGGTTGAGAACTTCCTGGGTTCTGCCTTCAGCGCTGCCCTGACATTCTCCCGGACATTCCACACGCCTACAGGCATTATATATCCGGGATGGGCTTCCCTCAATATCACCACACGTGCCTGCCTTTTCTCTTTTACAAGATACTCGTTAACAGCAAGACGCGCCGCATAATAACACCCTCCGATCTCAGCATAGCTCGTCCTTCCTTCATAACCCTCGGATGATGACATTATCGCCACTTCCTTCCCGAAGGGGTTCCAGACCGTATTCGGATACCATGCCTCGATAAGCTCATAGCTCCATGCCCTCGGCATCATCAGGACAACGAACCTGTTATCAAGCTGCCAGGATTCAAAAACAAGGTGCTCATTGATGAGTGGGAAATCTTTCATCTTTTCCATAAGATCAGCGCCCAGCATGCTGTCAACAGCAGTGATGCTCCATCGCGTGGGAACGAACCTTCGGGCTTTCCCCTCCCCAAAAGAACCCGTTGAAAACGCTTTCTGGATGCTTGATACAAGGGTGCCTTTCTTATAAAGGTCAAGAACTGCATCCTTTGCCTTGAGATCCGTGTCGTTATTCGCTTTTTCCATTCTCTGGTCAAATCTAGTATTCCCCAGATCGATCTTTTTGAGAGGTGCGGTCGGCCCGAATGGCTGCACTTCGTCATCGAGAACCAGTCTTGCCCTGGGTTTTTTTAAGAACTCTGCCTCCACATCGATCGGGGAAGCGCACAGTGCCATCTCTCTTGTGGCTTCGATTATCCTGCTGCTATCAAGATCCCTTATATGCACCAGATGTTTTCCCCTCACAAGCTGGGAGCGGAAATCCACGATATCATCGATACTCTTACCGATCCACATCTCGGGTGTGTCCAGGAGGGTCGTGTCTCCATGGGTGGGCGGGATGAGCGGGCCTACAGATACATACGGATATCCGATCCTTCCCACGAACACTCCCGGGGGTGAGGACCCGTCTATACTCAGGCTGTCCGTGAGCGGTTTTACTTTGACATTTGAGTAGAATTTGACAAGAACAGGGCATCTCTCCTTGCCGCACAGCAGTTTCGCCCCACGGCATAATATGCACAGGGCATCGCTGTTGCCCCTGAATAACGAATCTGCTGAGTCCATATGCCAGTAGACGATACAGGGAGATATAAACTAAATGACAGCGCGGTGAAAGAAATCCGGCAAAAGGATTATACGCAAAAGAGTTATTAAACCAGTCCTATGTTCATCGAGATCGACGGATGGATGGCAAAGCTCCGATTTTCAGCCTGCCATTTTATCCCCAACCACCCGAAATGCGGCTGCCTTCACGGCCATACATACGCGATCAGCGTGCGACTGGAAGGTGAGCAGATAGGGGAATTCATTATCGATTTTGAGATGGTTAAGGGAATGGTCAACAGGATATGCG
This window harbors:
- a CDS encoding Nre family DNA repair protein; amino-acid sequence: MDSADSLFRGNSDALCILCRGAKLLCGKERCPVLVKFYSNVKVKPLTDSLSIDGSSPPGVFVGRIGYPYVSVGPLIPPTHGDTTLLDTPEMWIGKSIDDIVDFRSQLVRGKHLVHIRDLDSSRIIEATREMALCASPIDVEAEFLKKPRARLVLDDEVQPFGPTAPLKKIDLGNTRFDQRMEKANNDTDLKAKDAVLDLYKKGTLVSSIQKAFSTGSFGEGKARRFVPTRWSITAVDSMLGADLMEKMKDFPLINEHLVFESWQLDNRFVVLMMPRAWSYELIEAWYPNTVWNPFGKEVAIMSSSEGYEGRTSYAEIGGCYYAARLAVNEYLVKEKRQARVVILREAHPGYIMPVGVWNVRENVRAALKAEPRKFSTLNEAFEYINTRLVIPKERWIKESTVLKDTLFQRGLEDFFRT